A single genomic interval of Desulfobotulus mexicanus harbors:
- a CDS encoding HD domain-containing protein: protein MEIYTVGGAIRDKLMGRAFKDRDFLVLGAKEADFIKAFPSARKQGKQTPVYRVGGDEYILSHTDNIHDDLLGRDLTINAMAEDEGGRLYHHPMALKDLKEKILRPVRRENFMKDPLRVFRAARFTSLFPDYAPAPELLETMRETAFLLEGISPERVGSELLIALSGENPSRFFRILAETGCLDPWFSEMKKAMDVPAGPVPWHRGSLFEHIMDVTDELHGSRLLAWMALCHDLGKLATPKEKWPSHHGHDGAGEPMARAFARRLRLSRRFEDAGSMAARLHMKAGLYGRLRPGSRVDLLLKLHRADLVDALFYLVRADHGEDFLERVKRDLELMFSVRLPTDHGLEGVDAGRRLRDLRCQALAGRCSASWGKGMLQP, encoded by the coding sequence GTGGAAATTTATACCGTAGGTGGTGCTATCCGTGACAAGCTTATGGGAAGAGCCTTTAAAGACAGGGATTTTCTGGTTTTAGGGGCTAAAGAGGCTGATTTTATTAAGGCCTTTCCCTCTGCCCGGAAGCAGGGAAAACAGACGCCAGTATACAGGGTGGGGGGGGATGAATACATACTTTCCCATACAGATAATATCCATGATGATCTGCTGGGGCGGGATCTGACCATTAATGCCATGGCAGAAGATGAAGGGGGCAGACTCTATCATCATCCTATGGCCCTTAAGGATCTTAAGGAAAAAATACTGAGGCCTGTACGCAGAGAAAATTTCATGAAAGATCCCTTGCGGGTCTTCCGTGCAGCAAGGTTTACAAGTCTTTTTCCGGATTATGCTCCTGCACCGGAGTTGCTTGAAACCATGAGAGAAACGGCCTTTCTGCTGGAAGGCATTTCTCCGGAAAGGGTGGGAAGTGAACTGCTTATTGCCCTTTCCGGTGAAAACCCTTCCCGTTTTTTTCGAATTCTTGCAGAAACCGGCTGCCTTGATCCCTGGTTCAGTGAAATGAAAAAAGCCATGGATGTTCCGGCAGGGCCAGTCCCCTGGCACAGGGGGTCATTGTTTGAGCATATCATGGATGTGACGGATGAACTGCATGGGAGCAGGCTTCTGGCATGGATGGCATTGTGCCATGACCTTGGAAAGCTTGCCACGCCGAAGGAAAAATGGCCTTCCCATCACGGGCATGATGGGGCAGGTGAACCCATGGCCAGGGCCTTTGCCCGGAGGCTGCGGCTTTCAAGGCGTTTTGAGGATGCAGGCAGCATGGCTGCACGCCTTCATATGAAGGCAGGACTCTATGGCAGGCTTCGTCCTGGTTCCAGGGTTGATCTTTTACTTAAGCTGCACAGGGCGGATCTTGTGGATGCCCTGTTTTATCTGGTACGGGCAGATCATGGAGAAGATTTCCTTGAAAGGGTAAAAAGAGATCTGGAACTGATGTTTTCCGTCCGTCTTCCCACGGATCACGGGCTGGAAGGAGTCGATGCAGGCCGTCGTCTGCGGGATCTGCGCTGTCAGGCACTGGCCGGTCGGTGCAGTGCAAGCTGGGGAAAGGGAATGCTCCAGCCATAA
- a CDS encoding YkvA family protein has translation MFFCESINKNEDFYRKLRVKIKNWAVFGAGRNSRWSEYILLAPDIFYLLCKLVVDPEVPAREKAKLAFAIAYFISPIDLLPEAILGPAGYLDDIVLATYALNSVMTNTPAHVLEKHWVGEGDIFEVVRRVLDAADEMIGAGLIKKIKAMIGGK, from the coding sequence AAAATGAAGATTTTTACCGGAAGCTTCGGGTAAAAATTAAAAACTGGGCCGTATTCGGAGCAGGCAGAAACAGCAGATGGTCAGAATATATATTGCTGGCACCGGATATTTTTTATCTTTTATGCAAGCTGGTTGTGGACCCGGAAGTTCCTGCCAGAGAAAAGGCCAAGCTGGCCTTTGCCATCGCATATTTTATTTCACCCATAGATCTTCTGCCCGAAGCCATTCTGGGGCCTGCTGGTTATCTGGATGATATTGTTCTGGCCACCTATGCGTTGAACAGTGTCATGACCAATACTCCTGCCCATGTCCTTGAAAAACACTGGGTCGGTGAGGGAGATATTTTTGAGGTGGTGCGCCGGGTTCTGGATGCGGCCGATGAAATGATTGGAGCGGGCCTGATAAAAAAAATCAAGGCCATGATTGGCGGGAAATAG